A region from the Aegilops tauschii subsp. strangulata cultivar AL8/78 chromosome 5, Aet v6.0, whole genome shotgun sequence genome encodes:
- the LOC109786456 gene encoding transcription factor bHLH162 — MAMPPPPPPPLHPVTAGGKPERKTVERNRRNQMNALYYRLDTLVRAGGAPAAATRPDRLGEAAAYISRTAERVERLKDRKRELTAARAASTTELGSGSGSSSGASTVVVEVQHLGSGLHGILVTGAPPSDGSLFHRAVRAVEEAGGEVQNAHFSVVGARAVYTIHTLIGEQQGSIERVVQRLKETVRGR, encoded by the exons ATGGCgatgccgcctcctcctccgcccccTCTTCATCCTGTGACGGCCGGCGGCAAGCCTGAACGGAAGACGGTGGAGCGCAACCGCCGCAACCAGATGAACGCGTTGTACTACCGCCTGGACACGCTCGTCCGCGCCGGCGGCGCC CCGGCGGCGGCGACTAGGCCTGACAGgctcggggaggcggcggcgTACATAAGCCGGACGGCGGAGCGGGTGGAGAGGCTCAAAGATAGGAAGCGCGAGCTGACGGCGGCCAGGGCGGCGTCGACAACCGAACTGGGCTCCGGCTCTGGTTCCTCATCGGGGGCGTCAACCGTCGTGGTGGAGGTTCAGCATCTTGGCTCCGGTCTGCACGGCATCCTCGTCACCGGCGCCCCTCCCAGCGACGGCTCGTTGTTCCACCGCGCCGTCCGCGCGGTCGAGGAGGCCGGAGGCGAGGTGCAGAACGCGCACTTCTCCGTGGTCGGCGCCAGGGCCGTGTACACCATCCACACGCTG ATTGGAGAGCAGCAGGGCAGCATCGAGAGGGTGGTGCAAAGGCTCAAGGAAACAGTACGTGGACGCTAA